In Candidatus Cloacimonas sp., one genomic interval encodes:
- a CDS encoding YbaB/EbfC family nucleoid-associated protein: MLPGGKNMQQIMKQAQKMQAEIMKQQEEMAKTVYSASAGGGMVTIEMNGQYEIVSLKIDPQVVDPEDVEMLEDLITAAIQEVINNVNEASSSAMSKVTGGMNFPGMG, translated from the coding sequence ATGCTTCCCGGTGGAAAAAATATGCAACAAATAATGAAACAAGCCCAAAAAATGCAGGCAGAAATTATGAAACAACAAGAAGAAATGGCTAAAACAGTTTATTCTGCATCCGCGGGCGGTGGAATGGTTACAATTGAAATGAACGGTCAGTATGAAATTGTATCCTTGAAAATAGATCCTCAGGTTGTTGATCCTGAAGATGTGGAAATGCTGGAAGACCTTATTACGGCAGCAATTCAAGAAGTTATAAATAATGTAAATGAAGCATCCAGTAGTGCAATGAGCAAAGTTACCGGTGGTATGAATTTTCCCGGTATGGGTTAA